A region of the Calditrichota bacterium genome:
GAGGATCGGTAGCGAACGGTAAAATTCTTGTTTTGAAGGCGGATGTGATGGGATTCGCAGTAGCCGTGGAATGTCGTAATGGCCGCCTTGATCAATCGATCCCCTCCGTAATAGCCGGTTAAACGAACCCGTTCAACCAGGTCGTAAATATTTCGGAAGACATTTTGATCGTCATCCTGAGGTTCGATTTTCAGCTCCGGGGTTTCGTAAAGCGACACATGAGCACCAAAATTTCGAACGCTGATGGAAATGGTTTTTCCAAAGTAACCGTCCGACGGATTTCCTAACAAACCCGCCCGGGCATACGCACGCGATTCAATAATCATAGATTGGTTCAGTCTCCCTTTTTTGAAAATATTCCTTGTGCCTTCGTGACTTGGTGGCATCAGTGGTTTTATTCCCTCAAAAAACCGTGGGGGCCCGGTACTCGCCAAACACCTCACGCAGGGCGTCTGAAATTTCCCCGACGGTGGCATACGCTTCCACCGCATTTAAAATAAAGGGCATCAGATTTTCATTACCGCTGGCAGCCTTTTTCAATTGCTCCAAATTTTCCCGAACCACGCTGTTGTTACGCGATTTACGAAGATGCTGCAATTGTCTGATCTGGACATCCCGAACGGAAGGGTCAACTTTCAGAATTTCGGGGGCGGGCGCATGAGCCGATTGGAATTTATTCACAGCCACTACAATCCGCTCCCCCCGATTCACCGCCTGTTGAAATTTGTACGCGCTGTCAGCAATTTCCCGCTGGAAAAAACCGCTGGAAATGGCCCCGATGGATCCCCCCATGGCATCAATTTTGTTCAAGTAGTCCCACACCCTTTTTTCGATCTCGTCGGTGAGCTCTTCCAGAAAATAGCTCCCGCCTACCGGATCAATGGTATCCGTTACGCCGGACTCGTAGGCGATGATCTGCTGGGTGCGCAGAGCGATGCGGGCCGACTGCTCGGTGGGCAGCGAGAGCGCTTCGTCCATGGAATTGGTGTGCAGGGATTGGGTCCCTCCCAGCACGGCAGCCAGGGCCTGCAGCGTGACCCGCACAATGTTGTTTTCCGGCTCCTGCGCGGTCAGTGCCGAGCCCGCCGTTTGCGTGTGAAAACGCAGCCGGAATGCGGCTTTGTCCGAGGCGTGAAAACGATCCCGCATAATTTTTGTCCAGATGCGACGGGCGGCCCGAAATTTGGCAATCTCCTCAAAAAAGTAATTGTGTGCGTTAAAGAAAAAAGACAGGCGTTTCCCGAATTGATTTACATCCAATCCGGCATCGATGGCGGTTTGCACATACGTCAGGGCGTTGGCAAAGGTAAAGGCAAGCTCCTGCACGGCGGTGGAGCCGGCCTCCCGAATGTGGTACCCGCTGATGGAAATGGGATTCCACCTGGGCAAATGGTCATTGCAATATTCAATGACATTCGCAATGAGGCGCAGAGAGGGCCTGGGCGGATAAATGTAGGTCCCCCGGGCAATGTACTCCTTGAGGATGTCGTTCTGAATGGTACCCGACAATTTTTCCAGTGCGACGCCCTGTTTTTTGGCAACGGCAATCACCATCGCCAGCAAAATGGGGGCGGTGGCATTAATGGTCATGGAGGTGCTGATTTTATCCAGCGGAATACCGTCGAAGAGCCGCTCCATATCCTTCAGGGAATCGATGGCCACGCCCACCTTTCCCACTTCCCCTTCGGCCAGGGGATGATCCGAATCGTACCCGATTTGCGTGGGCAGATCAAAGGCAACCGACAATCCCGTCTGCCCCTGTTCCAGAAGATATTTGTACCGCCGATTGGATTCCTCGGCGGTCGCATAGCCGGAATACTGGCGCATCGTCCAAAAGCGCCCCCGGTACATGGTGGGATAAATGCCGCGCGTAAAGGGAACATCACCGGGAAATCCCAATTGGGCAGCGTAGTCGAAATCTTCCCGCGGCAGACAGACCCGCTCTTCTTCAATTCCCGAGGGGGTTTGGAACAGCTCCAAT
Encoded here:
- a CDS encoding methylmalonyl-CoA mutase family protein, whose protein sequence is MTWNVNTLKKQWEEKILRPFVKKQAERLELFQTPSGIEEERVCLPREDFDYAAQLGFPGDVPFTRGIYPTMYRGRFWTMRQYSGYATAEESNRRYKYLLEQGQTGLSVAFDLPTQIGYDSDHPLAEGEVGKVGVAIDSLKDMERLFDGIPLDKISTSMTINATAPILLAMVIAVAKKQGVALEKLSGTIQNDILKEYIARGTYIYPPRPSLRLIANVIEYCNDHLPRWNPISISGYHIREAGSTAVQELAFTFANALTYVQTAIDAGLDVNQFGKRLSFFFNAHNYFFEEIAKFRAARRIWTKIMRDRFHASDKAAFRLRFHTQTAGSALTAQEPENNIVRVTLQALAAVLGGTQSLHTNSMDEALSLPTEQSARIALRTQQIIAYESGVTDTIDPVGGSYFLEELTDEIEKRVWDYLNKIDAMGGSIGAISSGFFQREIADSAYKFQQAVNRGERIVVAVNKFQSAHAPAPEILKVDPSVRDVQIRQLQHLRKSRNNSVVRENLEQLKKAASGNENLMPFILNAVEAYATVGEISDALREVFGEYRAPTVF